From Oryza sativa Japonica Group chromosome 4, ASM3414082v1, one genomic window encodes:
- the LOC4335120 gene encoding defensin J1-2: MILALFIYKPRHNHFNYHSYKGFNTSAKFDHQHKDKSIKMETSRKFFPTIVVLLLLVVTTAAQARECETPSNEFKGICMMVANCANVCLTEGFSGGKCSGFRRRCMCTKDC, translated from the exons ATGATATTGGCTCTCTTTATATATAAACCTCGCCACAATCACTTCAATTATCATAGTTACAAGGGATTCAATACTAGTGCCAAATTTGATCATCAACACAAAGACAAATCGATCAAAATGGAGACATCACGCAAGTTCTTCCCAACAATTGTAGTTCTCCTCCTGCTCGTTGTCACCACAG CTGCACAGGCAAGGGAGTGCGAGACGCCAAGCAACGAGTTCAAGGGGATCTGCATGATGGTGGCCAACTGCGCCAACGTGTGCCTGACTGAGGGCTTCTCCGGAGGCAAGTGCAGCGGCTTCCGGCGCCGCTGCATGTGTACCAAGGATTGCTAG